In the genome of Fulvivirga maritima, one region contains:
- a CDS encoding glycosyltransferase family 2 protein, with protein MALIITAYKNVDLVPQLLSSIYKSNYSNYHIYVVADDCPDCSLVKENLKLSILKPETALSSKLKSIKYAVTHYVREHDTSIILDSDNLVHSDFLMEMNN; from the coding sequence ATGGCTCTGATTATAACTGCTTATAAAAATGTGGATCTAGTCCCTCAGCTCTTATCTTCCATTTACAAATCAAATTATTCTAACTATCACATTTATGTGGTGGCAGATGATTGCCCGGATTGTAGTTTGGTGAAAGAGAATCTGAAATTAAGCATCTTGAAACCCGAAACAGCTTTAAGCTCTAAACTCAAGTCTATTAAATATGCTGTAACCCATTATGTGCGGGAGCATGATACATCTATCATCCTGGATTCTGATAATCTGGTGCATAGTGATTTCTTAATGGAGATGAATAACTAG
- a CDS encoding amidohydrolase family protein → MEVLAENYFYQNYNVWEDEKLLTFYPRGIIHSITSQNYGSRRGVSKWQHSGVRNLQNIGRSWREVNLGAHGQLHGLGAHWELWMLKQGGMSNMEALKAATINGANYLGIDEQVGSLKEGKLADLRRVR, encoded by the coding sequence ATGGAGGTCTTAGCGGAGAATTATTTCTATCAGAATTATAATGTTTGGGAAGACGAAAAGCTTCTTACATTTTACCCGAGGGGTATTATACATTCCATTACGTCACAGAATTATGGCTCCAGAAGAGGAGTATCAAAATGGCAACATTCCGGTGTCAGAAACCTGCAAAACATTGGCCGATCATGGCGTGAGGTAAACCTTGGAGCACATGGACAGCTGCATGGACTTGGTGCTCACTGGGAGTTATGGATGCTCAAGCAGGGAGGAATGAGTAATATGGAAGCCTTGAAAGCTGCTACTATCAATGGAGCTAATTATTTAGGTATAGATGAGCAAGTGGGCTCTTTAAAGGAAGGTAAACTCGCTGATTTAAGAAGGGTTAGATAA
- a CDS encoding amidohydrolase family protein, giving the protein MAHSIKSQAIYTVLIEGGKGKRITESGEYPQFSVKGHSIFYQTGGYVFGNLTKRLKSVNLSGDDEITHVESKYANRLIPSPDNKWVAFMNLHKAYLAPLPLTGQTLDIDPNSKSVPVAPITRDAGINLHWSADSKKIHWTLGDEYFTNDINERFTFLEGSPDSIPPVDTVGVKVALEADTYRPDGVIAFTGATIITMEDDQVIENGTIVINGNKIEAIGDASVAIPAGAKVYDVQGKTIMPGSVDVHAHVSAFGYGITPQKHWPLYANLAYGVTTAHDPSANTETVFAMSELINAGEMSGPRLFSTRIILDGADGDFQS; this is encoded by the coding sequence GTGGCACATTCGATAAAAAGCCAGGCAATCTATACGGTTCTCATTGAAGGCGGCAAAGGTAAACGAATTACCGAAAGTGGGGAATATCCTCAATTTAGTGTAAAAGGACATAGTATATTTTACCAGACGGGAGGCTACGTTTTTGGCAACCTTACTAAAAGACTAAAAAGTGTCAACCTTAGCGGTGATGATGAAATTACGCATGTAGAGTCTAAATATGCTAACCGACTAATTCCTAGTCCTGATAACAAATGGGTGGCATTTATGAATTTGCATAAGGCTTATCTAGCGCCGCTTCCATTAACCGGACAAACGCTGGATATCGATCCTAATAGTAAATCGGTGCCGGTGGCGCCTATCACTAGAGATGCAGGTATTAACCTACACTGGTCAGCAGATAGTAAGAAAATCCATTGGACTTTAGGCGATGAGTATTTCACTAATGATATTAATGAGAGGTTTACCTTTTTAGAAGGATCTCCTGATAGTATCCCTCCTGTGGATACTGTGGGTGTCAAAGTAGCTCTTGAGGCAGATACTTACCGCCCTGATGGTGTTATCGCTTTTACGGGAGCTACCATTATTACTATGGAAGATGATCAGGTAATTGAAAATGGAACCATAGTAATTAATGGCAATAAAATAGAGGCCATTGGAGATGCATCAGTAGCTATACCCGCTGGCGCTAAAGTGTATGATGTACAGGGAAAAACCATTATGCCTGGTTCTGTAGATGTACACGCTCATGTAAGTGCTTTTGGTTACGGAATTACACCTCAGAAACATTGGCCTTTATATGCTAACCTGGCGTATGGCGTAACTACAGCACATGATCCTTCAGCTAACACGGAGACGGTGTTTGCTATGTCAGAGCTGATTAATGCAGGAGAGATGAGCGGTCCGAGATTGTTCTCAACCCGTATCATCCTCGATGGTGCAGATGGCGATTTCCAAAGCTAA
- a CDS encoding TolB family protein, with amino-acid sequence MVLLAALVVPVDPTISNNGKYLAFVKRVRIKTVLYLHDLATGEEWPIYDKLNKDQQEAWAIFGTYPNFDWSPDDKFIYFWAEGKIKKIDVSSLQVTEVPFEVENTIKIAEALKFKRDINPDKFEVKDIRNAVTSPDGKRLVFNALGRLYRKELPNGEPERITSSKEFEFEPAFTPDGKYWYMYHGKMKAWEL; translated from the coding sequence GTGGTGTTACTGGCGGCCCTGGTGGTGCCTGTAGACCCGACTATTTCAAATAATGGTAAATACCTTGCTTTTGTAAAACGTGTTCGTATTAAAACAGTACTTTATCTTCATGATTTGGCAACCGGAGAAGAATGGCCTATTTATGATAAGCTGAACAAAGATCAGCAAGAAGCATGGGCTATTTTTGGAACCTACCCTAACTTCGATTGGTCACCAGATGATAAGTTCATTTATTTTTGGGCTGAGGGAAAAATAAAGAAAATTGACGTGAGCTCGCTTCAAGTAACAGAGGTTCCTTTTGAAGTAGAAAACACTATAAAAATAGCCGAAGCTCTTAAATTTAAGAGAGACATTAATCCTGATAAGTTTGAAGTAAAGGATATCAGAAATGCCGTTACTTCACCGGACGGAAAGAGGTTAGTGTTTAACGCTTTAGGTCGATTATACAGAAAAGAACTGCCTAACGGGGAGCCTGAACGAATTACTTCTTCCAAGGAATTTGAATTTGAACCTGCTTTCACTCCTGACGGCAAATACTGGTATATGTATCATGGGAAGATGAAAGCATGGGAGCTGTGA
- a CDS encoding TolB family protein, with the protein MESDAHQVTKEDFRLLNNAVWTPDGDYLIARKHFTSGRSLGAGEMWMYHITGGSGLQLTKRKNDQQDVNEPYASPDGKYLYFCEDVYPGGYFQYNKDPNSQIYQVRRYDMETGEVSGVTGGPGGACRPDYFK; encoded by the coding sequence ATGGAGTCCGATGCCCATCAGGTAACTAAAGAAGATTTCAGGCTGCTAAATAATGCCGTTTGGACTCCTGATGGAGACTATTTAATAGCCAGAAAGCATTTTACGTCTGGCCGTAGTCTTGGAGCTGGAGAAATGTGGATGTACCATATCACTGGTGGTAGTGGGTTACAGCTTACAAAAAGGAAAAATGATCAGCAAGATGTGAATGAGCCGTATGCTTCGCCAGATGGTAAATATTTATATTTCTGTGAAGATGTATATCCTGGAGGCTATTTTCAATATAATAAAGATCCGAATAGCCAGATTTATCAGGTGCGTAGATATGATATGGAAACAGGAGAGGTGAGTGGTGTTACTGGCGGCCCTGGTGGTGCCTGTAGACCCGACTATTTCAAATAA
- a CDS encoding TolB family protein → MPIAGGKATALRSGACRFEVQPRFNPDGTKISFTSDAGGGDNIWVMNTDGVRCPSGN, encoded by the coding sequence ATGCCTATAGCAGGAGGGAAGGCTACGGCCCTTCGGTCGGGGGCTTGCCGGTTTGAAGTGCAGCCCAGGTTTAATCCTGATGGCACGAAGATATCATTTACCAGTGATGCCGGCGGAGGTGATAATATTTGGGTAATGAATACTGATGGAGTCCGATGCCCATCAGGTAACTAA
- a CDS encoding class I SAM-dependent methyltransferase, translating into MFDYGDSLISLLNPQLGERILDVGCGTGELTYEISRLGANVKGIDLSEDMVKRAKEKYPNVPFSTKDAAHFHFKHPFDAIFSNAALHWVKNYQGAIKSIYSSLKHGGRMVVEFGGKGNVDTIIRQLKLELKRADYDQAAALEPWYFPSIGEYTSELEKEGFEVTLAQLYERPTQLADQEKV; encoded by the coding sequence GTGTTTGATTATGGCGATTCGCTGATATCATTGCTAAACCCTCAGCTAGGAGAACGCATACTAGATGTAGGCTGTGGCACAGGAGAGCTAACCTATGAGATCAGCAGGCTTGGTGCCAATGTAAAAGGCATTGACCTCTCTGAGGACATGGTAAAAAGAGCCAAGGAAAAATACCCGAACGTACCTTTCTCTACTAAAGATGCTGCCCATTTCCACTTCAAACACCCTTTTGATGCTATATTTTCTAATGCTGCACTACACTGGGTAAAAAACTATCAGGGAGCCATTAAATCTATATATAGCAGCTTAAAACATGGTGGACGTATGGTGGTAGAATTTGGAGGAAAAGGAAATGTAGACACCATAATAAGGCAGTTAAAATTAGAATTAAAGCGGGCTGATTATGATCAGGCTGCAGCACTTGAGCCCTGGTATTTCCCTTCTATAGGTGAGTACACTTCTGAGTTAGAAAAAGAAGGCTTTGAAGTAACCCTGGCTCAGCTCTATGAAAGACCTACTCAACTGGCCGATCAGGAAAAGGTATAG
- a CDS encoding DUF6584 family protein has product MKKCVAIYEKSVNYSGYQILQEIVFRGDKSKLSKYAQKKLSELKLDSKKKNNYVPTFQPPKRIKRVSF; this is encoded by the coding sequence TTGAAAAAATGCGTTGCCATTTACGAAAAGTCAGTTAATTATTCTGGGTATCAAATATTGCAAGAAATTGTTTTTCGTGGAGATAAGTCTAAACTATCTAAATATGCTCAAAAGAAATTGTCGGAATTAAAATTAGACAGTAAAAAGAAGAATAATTACGTCCCCACTTTTCAGCCCCCAAAACGAATAAAAAGGGTGTCATTCTAA
- a CDS encoding DUF6584 family protein, translating into MELWDKLAKLYYDSGFLDAAGKYWILTEPVSDRIEKMRCHLRKVS; encoded by the coding sequence ATTGAATTATGGGATAAACTTGCCAAACTTTATTATGACAGTGGTTTTTTGGATGCAGCGGGAAAATATTGGATTTTAACAGAACCTGTCAGCGATCGAATTGAAAAAATGCGTTGCCATTTACGAAAAGTCAGTTAA
- a CDS encoding DUF3817 domain-containing protein → MIQDNTYNLKLVKAFTTIAILEAISYLALLLIAMPLKYFMDIPEAVKYTGWAHGRLFVLYVTMLMACWITYRWRFLRVVTFFVGSLLPIVPFIIEKRLKKEYNL, encoded by the coding sequence ATGATCCAAGACAACACTTACAATCTTAAATTGGTAAAAGCATTTACTACTATAGCTATACTGGAAGCCATATCTTATCTGGCTTTGCTTCTAATAGCTATGCCTTTGAAATATTTCATGGATATACCTGAGGCTGTAAAATACACAGGCTGGGCCCATGGACGACTATTTGTTCTCTATGTAACTATGCTGATGGCCTGCTGGATAACCTATCGCTGGAGATTTTTAAGAGTGGTAACATTTTTTGTAGGCTCTCTCCTACCCATTGTTCCTTTTATAATAGAAAAGAGGCTGAAGAAAGAGTATAATTTATGA
- a CDS encoding helix-turn-helix domain-containing protein: MRDILDIREIEDIDRLENEYDLEKASLLERKLRLMIDDNPELKPLRKKLRDLIKEYEDKEWSDFENITDSQVDESDKAEEIVNYEQKFINKRKEVIRKRLKEFDMTQQDLGLVLGHPKSYMSELMNGVSQFTLKDLVIIHRILGVKLNVLIPTFLQSETRAQVRESIEKLNKPKLGLRKSEFI, translated from the coding sequence ATGAGAGATATTCTAGACATAAGAGAAATTGAAGATATAGATAGGTTGGAGAATGAATATGATTTGGAAAAGGCATCTCTACTAGAACGTAAATTACGATTGATGATTGATGACAATCCAGAGTTAAAGCCTTTGAGAAAAAAGCTTCGTGATTTGATTAAAGAATACGAGGATAAAGAATGGTCTGATTTTGAAAATATTACTGATTCACAAGTAGATGAGTCTGATAAAGCAGAGGAGATAGTGAATTATGAACAAAAATTCATTAACAAACGAAAAGAGGTGATTAGAAAAAGGCTTAAAGAGTTTGATATGACCCAACAAGATTTAGGATTGGTCTTAGGCCATCCAAAATCATATATGAGTGAATTAATGAATGGGGTCTCTCAATTTACACTTAAGGATTTAGTAATTATTCATCGGATTTTAGGAGTTAAACTAAATGTTTTGATCCCAACTTTTTTGCAATCAGAAACAAGAGCCCAAGTAAGAGAATCGATTGAAAAATTAAACAAACCGAAACTTGGCTTAAGAAAATCTGAGTTTATTTAG
- a CDS encoding type II toxin-antitoxin system HigB family toxin encodes MISNIEEGDWKTPHDLITNRSDADCVYGGEFYFFNINIHRTLIMIEFEENGEATIVLAGSYDDYELTFKNNRNVIKKWLRDNSWI; translated from the coding sequence TTGATTTCTAATATTGAGGAGGGCGATTGGAAAACACCTCATGATTTAATTACAAATCGATCTGATGCAGATTGTGTTTATGGCGGAGAGTTCTACTTCTTCAATATTAATATACACCGTACGTTGATAATGATTGAATTTGAAGAAAACGGTGAAGCAACGATAGTTTTGGCTGGTAGTTATGATGATTATGAACTGACCTTTAAAAACAATCGGAATGTAATTAAAAAATGGCTGAGAGATAATAGCTGGATTTAA